In one window of Brassica rapa cultivar Chiifu-401-42 chromosome A07, CAAS_Brap_v3.01, whole genome shotgun sequence DNA:
- the LOC103832325 gene encoding gibberellin 2-beta-dioxygenase 1, with product MALLSKPNEKTESGFSPIPVIDISDPESKHALVKACADFGFFKVINHGVSSELVSVLEHEAVEFFSLPASDKTQVAGYPFGYGNREIGRNGDVGWVEYLLMNANLDFGSHSFFPGLFNNPETFRNALLEYTTSVRKMTSHVLEMITDGLGIEPRNTLSKLVSDKNTDSIFRLNHYPPCPHHINTNTNTNGGNNVIGFGEHTDPQIISVLRSNNTSGLQINLADGSWISVPSDPSSFFFNVGDSLQVLTNGKFKSVKHRVLANSRKSRVSMIYFAGPSLTQRIAPLSCLTDNEDESLYKEFTWSEYKNYAYHSRLSDNRLQPFER from the exons ATGGCGTTATTGTCTAAACCGAACGAAAAAACAGAATCCGGGTTTTCTCCAATTCCGGTTATAGATATCTCCGACCCAGAGTCCAAACACGCCCTCGTCAAAGCCTGTGCAGACTTTGGGTTCTTCAAGGTGATCAACCATGGCGTTTCCTCGGAGCTAGTCTCTGTCTTGGAACACGAGGCCGTTGAGTTCTTCTCGTTGCCCGCGTCCGACAAAACCCAAGTCGCTGGTTATCCCTTTGGATACGGGAACAGGGAGATTGGTCGGAATGGTGACGTTGGTTGGGTTGAGTACTTGTTGATGAATGCTAATCTTGATTTCGGTTCACATTCATTCTTTCCCGGTCTCTTTAATAACCCAGAAACTTTCAG AAATGCATTGTTAGAATACACAACATCAGTGAGGAAGATGACAAGCCATGTTTTGGAGATGATAACTGATGGGTTAGGAATCGAACCGAGGAACACCCTTAGCAAGCTTGTCTCTGATAAAAACACTGACTCTATATTCAGGCTTAATCACTATCCACCATGCCCTCATCATATCAACACCAATACTAATACCAATGGTGGCAACAATGTGATCGGTTTTGGCGAACACACTGATCCTCAGATCATCTCTGTCTTAAGGTCTAACAACACTTCTGGTCTCCAAATCAATCTAGCTGACGGCTCCTGGATTTCTGTCCCTTCAGATCCTTCCTCATTCTTCTTCAACGTCGGCGACTCTCTCCAG GTATTGACAAATGGGAAGTTCAAAAGCGTGAAGCATAGGGTTTTAGCGAACAGCAGGAAATCTAGAGTTTCTATGATTTACTTTGCTGGACCTTCTTTGACTCAGAGAATCGCTCCCTTGAGTTGTCTTACTGACAATGAAGATGAGAGTTTGTACAAAGAGTTCACTTGGTCTGAATATAAGAACTATGCCTATCACTCTAGATTATCTGATAATAGGCTTCAACCATTTGAAAGGTAA
- the LOC103832330 gene encoding glucan endo-1,3-beta-glucosidase isoform X2: MTDHSLIIYIQKICRRILTQKKKPNNMAKAWMCLCFLIFFYLSSERNFIKVNAETKTWCVAKPSSDQAALLDNINYACSHVDCRVLSSGCPCYSPGNLINHASVAMNLYYQANGRNYWNCNFKNSGLIVITNPSYGNCYYDYK; encoded by the exons atGACTGATCACTCGCTCATCATTTATATACAAAAGATTTGTAGAAGAATTCTCactcagaaaaaaaaaccaaacaaCATGGCTAAAGCATGGATGTGCCTTTgcttcctcatcttcttctacCTCTCGTCAG AAAGAAACTTTATCAAAGTCAACGCAGAG ACGAAGACATGGTGTGTGGCTAAACCATCTTCGGATCAAGCAGCACTTCTAGATAACATAAACTACGCATGTTCTCATGTGGATTGTCGCGTTCTTTCGAGTGGATGTCCATGTTACTCCCCCGGTAATCTCATAAACCATGCTTCTGTCGCCATGAATCTGTATTACCAAGCTAATGGAAGAAACTATTGGAACTGCAATTTCAAGAACTCTGGACTCATTGTCATAACTAATCCCA GCTATGGAAACTGCTACTATGATTACAAATGA
- the LOC103832328 gene encoding putative F-box protein At1g67390 isoform X5: MVHVEVINTDDYISKLSNDLLLEILSKSSTEEVIKTSILSKRWRNVWKKTSCLCLDMRRIEKTTTLLPGVFHQAANSVTKVIQDHCGHLERCTIYHDSRQCENGMLEFWIQSLVNVKHIKDLTLENFSPGSKSNNRSNVTLDLPPRSFSHPSLTSLSLSQYNLKAPHAFLVCWNLKNLKLIGISAEVEVFNAVLVACTSLQVLALEITCHRKDGILKIDNHNLKFLYLSCSRIKGVEVSSPSLDIISIGSLSCEMENFIIASPRLHFNRNYWATGKFFPHTSYYISCPYQGEASIGHEIMMNGSNVCMKMFASMSVSVDLTNAKEVEILRQVLAVWPGDMQEVEILFKVCSSYVSN, encoded by the exons ATGGTGCATGTCGAGGTGATCAATACTGATGATTATATTAGTAAACTCTCAAACGATCTCTTGCTTGAGATCTTATCAAAATCATCGACGGAAGAAGTCATTAAAACTAGTATTCTATCGAAAAGATGGAGGAATGTGTGGAAGAAGACGTCTTGTCTGTGTTTGGACATGCGGAGGATCGAAAAAACCACAACTCTTTTGCCGGGTGTTTTTCATCAAGCTGCTAATTCAGTGACAAAA GTTATACAGGATCACTGTGGCCATTTGGAAAGATGCACAATCTACCATGACTCACGCCAATGTGAAAACGGGATGTTGGAGTTTTGGATTCAGTCACTGGTTAATGTGAAACACATCAAGGATCTCACACTTGAAAACTTTTCTCCCGGTTCGAAATCAAACAACAGATCCAATGTCACACTTGACTTACCTCCTAGGTCATTTTCTCATCCAAGCCTCACATCTCTCTCGCTAAGCCAGTACAACTTAAAAGCTCCACATGCTTTCTTGGTTTGCTGGAATTTAAAGAATCTCAAACTGATTGGTATCTCTGCCGAGGTTGAAGTCTTTAATGCAGTCCTTGTGGCTTGCACTTCTCTCCAAGTGCTTGCACTAGAGATCACTTGCCACAGAAAAGATGGTATTCTGAAGATTGATAACCACAACCTAAAGTTCTTATATCTATCATGTTCTAGGATAAAAGGCGTTGAGGTGTCTTCACCCAGCCTAGATATTATCTCCATTGGATCTCTCTCGTGTGAGATGGAGAACTTCATCATTGCAAGCCCTAGACTCCATTTTAATCGAAACTATTGGGCTACAGGAAAATTCTTTCCTCACACTAGCTATTATATATCATGCCCCTATCAG GGGGAAGCAAGCATTGGACATGAGATCATGATGAACGGATCCAATGTTTGTATGAAAATGTTTGCATCAATGTCGGTGAGTGTAGACTTAACTAATGCAAAAGAAGTTGAGATACTCAGACAAGTGTTAGCTGTATGGCCTGGAGACATGCAAGAAGTTGAGATTTTGTTTAAGGTATGTTCATCCTATGTTTCAAATTAG
- the LOC103832328 gene encoding putative F-box protein At1g67390 isoform X3, whose translation MVHVEVIQDHCGHLERCTIYHDSRQCENGMLEFWIQSLVNVKHIKDLTLENFSPGSKSNNRSNVTLDLPPRSFSHPSLTSLSLSQYNLKAPHAFLVCWNLKNLKLIGISAEVEVFNAVLVACTSLQVLALEITCHRKDGILKIDNHNLKFLYLSCSRIKGVEVSSPSLDIISIGSLSCEMENFIIASPRLHFNRNYWATGKFFPHTSYYISCPYQGEASIGHEIMMNGSNVCMKMFASMSVSVDLTNAKEVEILRQVLAVWPGDMQEVEILFKSNNAARKESESSIGNTQNAFWEDTKPFPSAQFRAYTVWLSNFSGSNEEFALASRMIMQGTVARCMIIKPSTVSPANKLEIEAAIARLKELPKGHENLRIVMF comes from the exons ATGGTGCATGTCGAG GTTATACAGGATCACTGTGGCCATTTGGAAAGATGCACAATCTACCATGACTCACGCCAATGTGAAAACGGGATGTTGGAGTTTTGGATTCAGTCACTGGTTAATGTGAAACACATCAAGGATCTCACACTTGAAAACTTTTCTCCCGGTTCGAAATCAAACAACAGATCCAATGTCACACTTGACTTACCTCCTAGGTCATTTTCTCATCCAAGCCTCACATCTCTCTCGCTAAGCCAGTACAACTTAAAAGCTCCACATGCTTTCTTGGTTTGCTGGAATTTAAAGAATCTCAAACTGATTGGTATCTCTGCCGAGGTTGAAGTCTTTAATGCAGTCCTTGTGGCTTGCACTTCTCTCCAAGTGCTTGCACTAGAGATCACTTGCCACAGAAAAGATGGTATTCTGAAGATTGATAACCACAACCTAAAGTTCTTATATCTATCATGTTCTAGGATAAAAGGCGTTGAGGTGTCTTCACCCAGCCTAGATATTATCTCCATTGGATCTCTCTCGTGTGAGATGGAGAACTTCATCATTGCAAGCCCTAGACTCCATTTTAATCGAAACTATTGGGCTACAGGAAAATTCTTTCCTCACACTAGCTATTATATATCATGCCCCTATCAG GGGGAAGCAAGCATTGGACATGAGATCATGATGAACGGATCCAATGTTTGTATGAAAATGTTTGCATCAATGTCGGTGAGTGTAGACTTAACTAATGCAAAAGAAGTTGAGATACTCAGACAAGTGTTAGCTGTATGGCCTGGAGACATGCAAGAAGTTGAGATTTTGTTTAAG AGTAACAATGCTGCTAGGAAAGAAAGTGAGTCTTCCATTGGAAATACACAGAACGCGTTTTGGGAAGATACAAAACCGTTTCCCAGCGCTCAGTTCCGTGCATATACTGTATGGTTGTCTAACTTTAGCGGTTCAAATGAAGAGTTTGCGTTAGCCTCGCGTATGATAATGCAAGGGACGGTAGCAAGGTGTATGATCATTAAACCATCGACGGTTTCTCCAGCTAACAAGTTGGAGATTGAAGCGGCAATAGCCAGGCTGAAGGAGCTTCCAAAAGGTCACGAGAACCTTCGTATCGTGATGTTCTGA
- the LOC103832330 gene encoding glucan endo-1,3-beta-glucosidase isoform X1, with protein sequence MTDHSLIIYIQKICRRILTQKKKPNNMAKAWMCLCFLIFFYLSSERNFIKVNAETKTWCVAKPSSDQAALLDNINYACSHVDCRVLSSGCPCYSPGNLINHASVAMNLYYQANGRNYWNCNFKNSGLIVITNPSEHYLPLLLLSTTIII encoded by the exons atGACTGATCACTCGCTCATCATTTATATACAAAAGATTTGTAGAAGAATTCTCactcagaaaaaaaaaccaaacaaCATGGCTAAAGCATGGATGTGCCTTTgcttcctcatcttcttctacCTCTCGTCAG AAAGAAACTTTATCAAAGTCAACGCAGAG ACGAAGACATGGTGTGTGGCTAAACCATCTTCGGATCAAGCAGCACTTCTAGATAACATAAACTACGCATGTTCTCATGTGGATTGTCGCGTTCTTTCGAGTGGATGTCCATGTTACTCCCCCGGTAATCTCATAAACCATGCTTCTGTCGCCATGAATCTGTATTACCAAGCTAATGGAAGAAACTATTGGAACTGCAATTTCAAGAACTCTGGACTCATTGTCATAACTAATCCCAGTGAGCAttatcttcctcttcttctcctttctaCAACaattatcatataa
- the LOC103832327 gene encoding heme-binding protein 2, with protein sequence METGLTILKLSFFLGLVVVVSCSQAPAPWNPSMGMRPGTCDHYECPTYKLVQAGYGYEIRMYNSAVWMSTDPITAQSMTQGTKTGFQRLFRYIQGDNKSKIKMNMTAPVITQITPGAEMYMYTVSFYIPKKNQQTPPLADDLHVQSWKPTYVAVRQIGGYVTDDLAIKEAVALMDSLNGTEWKFHIEKSKGKQPDYFVADYNPPFQTTARVNEILVPFNM encoded by the exons ATGGAAACCGGTTTAACCATCTTAAAGCTGTCGTTCTTCCTCGGCCTAGTCGTGGTTGTATCATGTTCTCAGGCTCCCGCACCGTGGAACCCATCTATGGGGATGCGTCCAGGAACGTGTGACCACTACGAGTGCCCAACCTACAAGTTGGTACAAGCCGGATACGGGTACGAGATCCGCATGTATAACTCTGCGGTCTGGATGTCCACGGATCCCATAACCGCCCAATCCATGACCCAGGGCACCAAAACGGGTTTCCAACG ATTATTTCGTTACATACAAGGAGATAACAAAAGCAAGATAAAGATGAACATGACAGCTCCGGTTATCACACAAATAACACCTGGAGCAGAAATGTACATGTACACCGTCTCCTTCTACATCCCAAAGAAGAATCAACAAACCCCACCTTTGGCCGATGACCTTCACGTGCAGTCATGGAAACCAACCTACGTAGCCGTAAGGCAGATTGGTGGGTATGTGACGGATGATCTAGCAATTAAAGAAGCTGTAGCTCTAATGGATAGCCTCAACGGCACTGAATGGAAGTTCCACATCGAGAAGAGCAAAGGAAAGCAGCCAGATTATTTTGTCGCCGATTATAACCCACCATTCCAGACCACTGCTAGAGTTAATGAGATTCTTGTTCCGTTTAACATGTAA
- the LOC103832328 gene encoding putative F-box protein At1g67390 isoform X2, with amino-acid sequence MIYCHLHLEVIRAFRKVIQDHCGHLERCTIYHDSRQCENGMLEFWIQSLVNVKHIKDLTLENFSPGSKSNNRSNVTLDLPPRSFSHPSLTSLSLSQYNLKAPHAFLVCWNLKNLKLIGISAEVEVFNAVLVACTSLQVLALEITCHRKDGILKIDNHNLKFLYLSCSRIKGVEVSSPSLDIISIGSLSCEMENFIIASPRLHFNRNYWATGKFFPHTSYYISCPYQGEASIGHEIMMNGSNVCMKMFASMSVSVDLTNAKEVEILRQVLAVWPGDMQEVEILFKSNNAARKESESSIGNTQNAFWEDTKPFPSAQFRAYTVWLSNFSGSNEEFALASRMIMQGTVARCMIIKPSTVSPANKLEIEAAIARLKELPKGHENLRIVMF; translated from the exons ATGATCTATTGCCATTTACACCTAGAAGTAATACGTGCATTCAGAAAG GTTATACAGGATCACTGTGGCCATTTGGAAAGATGCACAATCTACCATGACTCACGCCAATGTGAAAACGGGATGTTGGAGTTTTGGATTCAGTCACTGGTTAATGTGAAACACATCAAGGATCTCACACTTGAAAACTTTTCTCCCGGTTCGAAATCAAACAACAGATCCAATGTCACACTTGACTTACCTCCTAGGTCATTTTCTCATCCAAGCCTCACATCTCTCTCGCTAAGCCAGTACAACTTAAAAGCTCCACATGCTTTCTTGGTTTGCTGGAATTTAAAGAATCTCAAACTGATTGGTATCTCTGCCGAGGTTGAAGTCTTTAATGCAGTCCTTGTGGCTTGCACTTCTCTCCAAGTGCTTGCACTAGAGATCACTTGCCACAGAAAAGATGGTATTCTGAAGATTGATAACCACAACCTAAAGTTCTTATATCTATCATGTTCTAGGATAAAAGGCGTTGAGGTGTCTTCACCCAGCCTAGATATTATCTCCATTGGATCTCTCTCGTGTGAGATGGAGAACTTCATCATTGCAAGCCCTAGACTCCATTTTAATCGAAACTATTGGGCTACAGGAAAATTCTTTCCTCACACTAGCTATTATATATCATGCCCCTATCAG GGGGAAGCAAGCATTGGACATGAGATCATGATGAACGGATCCAATGTTTGTATGAAAATGTTTGCATCAATGTCGGTGAGTGTAGACTTAACTAATGCAAAAGAAGTTGAGATACTCAGACAAGTGTTAGCTGTATGGCCTGGAGACATGCAAGAAGTTGAGATTTTGTTTAAG AGTAACAATGCTGCTAGGAAAGAAAGTGAGTCTTCCATTGGAAATACACAGAACGCGTTTTGGGAAGATACAAAACCGTTTCCCAGCGCTCAGTTCCGTGCATATACTGTATGGTTGTCTAACTTTAGCGGTTCAAATGAAGAGTTTGCGTTAGCCTCGCGTATGATAATGCAAGGGACGGTAGCAAGGTGTATGATCATTAAACCATCGACGGTTTCTCCAGCTAACAAGTTGGAGATTGAAGCGGCAATAGCCAGGCTGAAGGAGCTTCCAAAAGGTCACGAGAACCTTCGTATCGTGATGTTCTGA
- the LOC103832329 gene encoding solanesyl diphosphate synthase 1, chloroplastic, with product MMMTSCRNIDLGTSVLDLISCGCGRRQFLLGNFPKAVCTARSYGGRNLVFLRRDVGRSCKAVPTKPKEISLVNGIGEAKTVSFDLRQETSSKQPISLANLFEVVADDLQTLNDNLLSIVGAENPVLISAAEQIFGAGGKRMRPGLVFLVSRATAELAGLKELTTEHRRLGEIIEMIHTASLIHDDVLDESDMRRGKETVHELFGTRVAVLAGDFMFAQASWYLANLENLEVIKLISQVIKDFASGEIKQASSLFDCDVTLEDYLLKSYYKTASLVAASTKGAAIFSRVDTDVTEQMYEFGKNLGLSFQVVDDILDFTQSSEQLGKPAGSDLAKGNLTAPVIFALEKEPRLREIIESEFCEEGSLEEGIELVREGGGIRRAQELAREKADEALKNLQCLPQSGFRSALEEMVMFNLERID from the exons ATGATGATGACATCTTGTCGGAATATTGACTTGGGTACTAGTGTTCTTGATCTGATCTCGTGTGGCTGTGGTCGTCGTCAGTTTCTATTAGGCAACTTTCCCAAGGCTGTTTGTACGGCGAGAAGCTACGGCGGTCGGAATCTGGTGTTTCTCCGGCGTGACGTGGGGAGGAGCTGCAAAGCTGTTCCGACAAAACCCAAAGAGATCTCTTTGGTCAACG GAATAGGTGAAGCCAAAACGGTGAGTTTTGATTTGAGGCAAGAGACCTCCTCAAAGCAGCCCATTTCGTTGGCGAATCTGTTTGAGGTTGTAGCTGATGATCTTCAGACGTTGAATGATAATCTTTTATCG ATTGTTGGTGCAGAGAATCCGGTTTTGATATCTGCAGCTGAGCAAATCTTCGGAGCTGGTGGTAAAAGGATGAGACCCGGTTTAGTGTTCCTTGTTTCACGAGCCACTGCAGAGCTAGCTGGCCTAAA GGAACTTACAACGGAACATAGGCGTTTAGGTGAGATCATTGAGATGATTCACACTGCAAGCTTGATACATGATGATGTGTTAGATGAGAGTGATATGCGCAGAG GTAAGGAAACAGTTCACGAGCTTTTTGGCACGAGAGTAGCTGTACTAGCTGGTGATTTCATGTTTGCTCAAGCATCATGGTACTTAGCCAACCTCGAGAACCTGGAAGTTATCAAGCTCATAAGTCAG GTGATCAAAGACTTTGCGAGCGGAGAGATAAAGCAAGCCTCGAGTCTGTTCGACTGTGACGTTACTCTAGAAGACTACTTGCTCAAGAGTTACTACAAGACAGCCTCGCTGGTGGCCGCAAGCACCAAAGGAGCTGCTATCTTCAGCAGAGTCGATACCGATGTGACAGAGCAGATGTACGAGTTCGGGAAGAATCTCGGCCTCTCTTTCCAAGTGGTCGACGACATTTTGGACTTCACTCAGTCGTCAGAGCAGCTAGGGAAGCCAGCAGGGAGTGATCTGGCTAAAGGTAACTTAACCGCGCCTGTGATTTTCGCGCTGGAGAAGGAGCCGAGGCTGAGAGAGATCATAGAGTCTGAGTTCTGCGAGGAGGGTTCTCTGGAAGAAGGGATTGAGTTGGTGAGAGAAGGCGGTGGAATCAGAAGAGCGCAAGAGTTGGCTAGGGAGAAAGCTGATGAAGCTTTGAAGAATCTGCAGTGTTTGCCTCAGAGTGGCTTCAGGTCGGCTCTAGAAGAAATGGTGATGTTTAATCTTGAAAGAATCGATTAG
- the LOC103832328 gene encoding F-box protein At1g80960 isoform X4 — MVHVEVINTDDYISKLSNDLLLEILSKSSTEEVIKTSILSKRWRNVWKKTSCLCLDMRRIEKTTTLLPGVFHQAANSVTKVIQDHCGHLERCTIYHDSRQCENGMLEFWIQSLVNVKHIKDLTLENFSPGSKSNNRSNVTLDLPPRIKGVEVSSPSLDIISIGSLSCEMENFIIASPRLHFNRNYWATGKFFPHTSYYISCPYQGEASIGHEIMMNGSNVCMKMFASMSVSVDLTNAKEVEILRQVLAVWPGDMQEVEILFKSNNAARKESESSIGNTQNAFWEDTKPFPSAQFRAYTVWLSNFSGSNEEFALASRMIMQGTVARCMIIKPSTVSPANKLEIEAAIARLKELPKGHENLRIVMF; from the exons ATGGTGCATGTCGAGGTGATCAATACTGATGATTATATTAGTAAACTCTCAAACGATCTCTTGCTTGAGATCTTATCAAAATCATCGACGGAAGAAGTCATTAAAACTAGTATTCTATCGAAAAGATGGAGGAATGTGTGGAAGAAGACGTCTTGTCTGTGTTTGGACATGCGGAGGATCGAAAAAACCACAACTCTTTTGCCGGGTGTTTTTCATCAAGCTGCTAATTCAGTGACAAAA GTTATACAGGATCACTGTGGCCATTTGGAAAGATGCACAATCTACCATGACTCACGCCAATGTGAAAACGGGATGTTGGAGTTTTGGATTCAGTCACTGGTTAATGTGAAACACATCAAGGATCTCACACTTGAAAACTTTTCTCCCGGTTCGAAATCAAACAACAGATCCAATGTCACACTTGACTTACCTCCTAG GATAAAAGGCGTTGAGGTGTCTTCACCCAGCCTAGATATTATCTCCATTGGATCTCTCTCGTGTGAGATGGAGAACTTCATCATTGCAAGCCCTAGACTCCATTTTAATCGAAACTATTGGGCTACAGGAAAATTCTTTCCTCACACTAGCTATTATATATCATGCCCCTATCAG GGGGAAGCAAGCATTGGACATGAGATCATGATGAACGGATCCAATGTTTGTATGAAAATGTTTGCATCAATGTCGGTGAGTGTAGACTTAACTAATGCAAAAGAAGTTGAGATACTCAGACAAGTGTTAGCTGTATGGCCTGGAGACATGCAAGAAGTTGAGATTTTGTTTAAG AGTAACAATGCTGCTAGGAAAGAAAGTGAGTCTTCCATTGGAAATACACAGAACGCGTTTTGGGAAGATACAAAACCGTTTCCCAGCGCTCAGTTCCGTGCATATACTGTATGGTTGTCTAACTTTAGCGGTTCAAATGAAGAGTTTGCGTTAGCCTCGCGTATGATAATGCAAGGGACGGTAGCAAGGTGTATGATCATTAAACCATCGACGGTTTCTCCAGCTAACAAGTTGGAGATTGAAGCGGCAATAGCCAGGCTGAAGGAGCTTCCAAAAGGTCACGAGAACCTTCGTATCGTGATGTTCTGA
- the LOC103832328 gene encoding putative F-box protein At1g67390 isoform X1, translating into MVHVEVINTDDYISKLSNDLLLEILSKSSTEEVIKTSILSKRWRNVWKKTSCLCLDMRRIEKTTTLLPGVFHQAANSVTKVIQDHCGHLERCTIYHDSRQCENGMLEFWIQSLVNVKHIKDLTLENFSPGSKSNNRSNVTLDLPPRSFSHPSLTSLSLSQYNLKAPHAFLVCWNLKNLKLIGISAEVEVFNAVLVACTSLQVLALEITCHRKDGILKIDNHNLKFLYLSCSRIKGVEVSSPSLDIISIGSLSCEMENFIIASPRLHFNRNYWATGKFFPHTSYYISCPYQGEASIGHEIMMNGSNVCMKMFASMSVSVDLTNAKEVEILRQVLAVWPGDMQEVEILFKSNNAARKESESSIGNTQNAFWEDTKPFPSAQFRAYTVWLSNFSGSNEEFALASRMIMQGTVARCMIIKPSTVSPANKLEIEAAIARLKELPKGHENLRIVMF; encoded by the exons ATGGTGCATGTCGAGGTGATCAATACTGATGATTATATTAGTAAACTCTCAAACGATCTCTTGCTTGAGATCTTATCAAAATCATCGACGGAAGAAGTCATTAAAACTAGTATTCTATCGAAAAGATGGAGGAATGTGTGGAAGAAGACGTCTTGTCTGTGTTTGGACATGCGGAGGATCGAAAAAACCACAACTCTTTTGCCGGGTGTTTTTCATCAAGCTGCTAATTCAGTGACAAAA GTTATACAGGATCACTGTGGCCATTTGGAAAGATGCACAATCTACCATGACTCACGCCAATGTGAAAACGGGATGTTGGAGTTTTGGATTCAGTCACTGGTTAATGTGAAACACATCAAGGATCTCACACTTGAAAACTTTTCTCCCGGTTCGAAATCAAACAACAGATCCAATGTCACACTTGACTTACCTCCTAGGTCATTTTCTCATCCAAGCCTCACATCTCTCTCGCTAAGCCAGTACAACTTAAAAGCTCCACATGCTTTCTTGGTTTGCTGGAATTTAAAGAATCTCAAACTGATTGGTATCTCTGCCGAGGTTGAAGTCTTTAATGCAGTCCTTGTGGCTTGCACTTCTCTCCAAGTGCTTGCACTAGAGATCACTTGCCACAGAAAAGATGGTATTCTGAAGATTGATAACCACAACCTAAAGTTCTTATATCTATCATGTTCTAGGATAAAAGGCGTTGAGGTGTCTTCACCCAGCCTAGATATTATCTCCATTGGATCTCTCTCGTGTGAGATGGAGAACTTCATCATTGCAAGCCCTAGACTCCATTTTAATCGAAACTATTGGGCTACAGGAAAATTCTTTCCTCACACTAGCTATTATATATCATGCCCCTATCAG GGGGAAGCAAGCATTGGACATGAGATCATGATGAACGGATCCAATGTTTGTATGAAAATGTTTGCATCAATGTCGGTGAGTGTAGACTTAACTAATGCAAAAGAAGTTGAGATACTCAGACAAGTGTTAGCTGTATGGCCTGGAGACATGCAAGAAGTTGAGATTTTGTTTAAG AGTAACAATGCTGCTAGGAAAGAAAGTGAGTCTTCCATTGGAAATACACAGAACGCGTTTTGGGAAGATACAAAACCGTTTCCCAGCGCTCAGTTCCGTGCATATACTGTATGGTTGTCTAACTTTAGCGGTTCAAATGAAGAGTTTGCGTTAGCCTCGCGTATGATAATGCAAGGGACGGTAGCAAGGTGTATGATCATTAAACCATCGACGGTTTCTCCAGCTAACAAGTTGGAGATTGAAGCGGCAATAGCCAGGCTGAAGGAGCTTCCAAAAGGTCACGAGAACCTTCGTATCGTGATGTTCTGA
- the LOC103832326 gene encoding heme-binding protein 2: MEAALRIFTLSFLLSLLSANPDVIDSRSRPNLAPGQVGKFPPSCNRIECPSYELVNSGNGYEIRRYNTTVWISTEPIKDASLVKATRTSFSQLFGYIQGNNDYHQKIEMTAPVIAQVSPSNGPLCESSFTVSFYVPKQNQPDPAPAKNLHVQRWDTRYVAVKQFGGYVSDDSVGEEAAELEESLKGTVWGKAIAKSREAGGLGSTSAYTVAQYNSPFEFLGRVNEIWLPFQMDK, translated from the exons ATGGAAGCAGCTCTGAGAATCTTCACGCTATCGTTCCTTCTCAGTCTCCTCTCCGCTAATCCTGACGTcatcgattctcgttcccgacCTAATCTCGCTCCTGGACAAGTTGGGAAGTTTCCACCGTCGTGTAACCGAATCGAGTGTCCGAGCTACGAGTTGGTCAACTCCGGTAACGGCTACGAGATTCGCCGTTACAATACTACCGTCTGGATTTCAACAGAACCCATTAAAGATGCCTCTCTCGTCAAAGCTACACGAACCAGTTTTAGCCA ATTGTTCGGTTACATTCAAGGGAATAACGACTATCACCAGAAGATAGAGATGACGGCTCCGGTTATCGCTCAAGTCTCTCCGAGCAACGGTCCTTTATGTGAATCCTCCTTCACTGTATCATTCTACGTTCCTAAACAAAACCAACCTGATCCAGCTCCGGCCAAGAACCTACATGTACAGAGATGGGACACGAGGTATGTTGCCGTGAAGCAATTCGGGGGATACGTGTCGGATGACAGTGTCGGAGAAGAAGCGGCGGAGCTGGAGGAGAGCCTAAAAGGTACCGTATGGGGCAAGGCAATTGCTAAAAGCCGAGAAGCAGGCGGCCTTGGATCGACTTCTGCTTACACTGTAGCGCAGTACAACTCACCGTTCGAGTTCTTGGGTCGGGTCAATGAGATTTGGTTGCCTTTTCAGATggacaaatga